Proteins from a genomic interval of Kaistia defluvii:
- a CDS encoding SDR family oxidoreductase, which translates to MALNILFIGGTGQISYPCVERAVAQGHQVSVFNRGKRESALPQGVQSIVGDLAGPEYAGLAEKNFDVVCQFIAFTPDQVERDIEIFTGHCGQYVFISSASVYEKPARHYVITEATPAINPYWPYSQAKIECEKRLQDSRGLAWTIVRPSHTVRTGLPIMIGDSDIMARRMLDGEPTIVAGDGHTPWTLTRSVDFAVPFVGLFGKEAALNDIFHITSDRAHIWDDIQKTIARMLGVEAKIVHVPTDTLVRYNPEWIGPLTGDKAWTAIFDNSKVKRVAGDFQCAESLEEILAEPIRHLQQRLAKQRPPKGDFDVLVDRICREQSVLG; encoded by the coding sequence ATGGCGCTGAACATTCTCTTCATCGGCGGCACCGGCCAGATATCCTATCCCTGTGTCGAGCGTGCCGTGGCGCAGGGGCACCAGGTCAGCGTCTTCAATCGCGGCAAGCGCGAAAGCGCGCTGCCCCAGGGCGTCCAATCGATCGTCGGCGACCTCGCCGGGCCGGAATACGCCGGGCTCGCCGAAAAGAATTTCGACGTCGTCTGCCAGTTCATCGCGTTCACGCCGGATCAGGTGGAGCGTGATATCGAGATCTTCACCGGCCATTGCGGACAATACGTCTTCATCTCGTCGGCCTCGGTCTATGAAAAGCCGGCGCGGCACTACGTGATCACCGAGGCGACGCCGGCGATCAATCCCTACTGGCCCTATAGCCAGGCCAAGATCGAGTGCGAAAAGCGGCTGCAGGATTCGCGGGGACTGGCCTGGACCATCGTGCGCCCCAGCCATACGGTTCGCACCGGCCTGCCGATCATGATCGGCGACAGCGATATCATGGCGCGCCGCATGCTGGACGGCGAACCGACCATCGTGGCCGGTGATGGTCATACGCCGTGGACGCTGACCCGCTCGGTCGATTTCGCGGTGCCGTTTGTCGGCCTGTTCGGCAAGGAAGCGGCGCTCAACGACATCTTCCACATCACCAGCGACCGCGCCCATATCTGGGACGACATCCAGAAGACCATCGCCCGCATGCTTGGCGTCGAGGCAAAGATCGTGCATGTCCCGACCGATACGCTGGTCCGCTACAACCCCGAATGGATCGGCCCGCTGACCGGAGACAAGGCCTGGACGGCGATCTTCGACAATTCGAAGGTCAAGCGCGTGGCCGGCGATTTCCAGTGCGCCGAAAGCCTGGAGGAAATCCTGGCCGAGCCGATCCGGCACCTGCAGCAGCGCCTGGCGAAGCAGCGGCCGCCCAAGG